A single Parabacteroides timonensis DNA region contains:
- a CDS encoding SusC/RagA family TonB-linked outer membrane protein — protein MRKSFVMLILFCIGICTNVLWAQSKVSGVVMDKELNEPLAGVNVLQKGTTVGTVTDMDGKYSLEVSSNAVLVFSYLSMKTIEEPVNGRSTINVNMVSDSEQLGEVVVTALGIKRESKTLTYAAQTVGGKDLNEIKNVNMINSLQGKSAGLQITPNSTGAGGASKILFRGNKSISGSNQPLVVVDGVPLMMNVSTSQVDMVYGSQRDGGDAMSTINPDDIAQITLLKGASAAALYGAVAANGAIMITTKSAQAGKVSINVSSNTTVETAMSLPKFQNSYGVSDEGTFSWGNKLSSKAPNYAKEFYRPGFTTNNSISLAGGNDNISSYFSYANVASNGIMPKNDYMSHNLLAKVGFNLWKKVKVDVSARYNNQHIENQAMAGFLGNPITGAYLFPRGEDWNGYKNNFEVYDPSLNTNVQNWTNLGQEQFSNPYWMLNRQTPISDRNRYEFGGSVKYDIIAGLSVTGRLRYERGEDKFIQNEYASSTGGRNSMGQIKDNRVFSEQMYGDVLVSYNKIWDEDYSLSVTAGSSFTKTNSSSIEIIGDGSKFSVVDGKPTGNTYYPNIFSPANYYKTRTSETLSEKRLNSVFATAQFGYKEGLFLDVTARNDWSSALAFTDGVSFFYPSVGASALLDKFVDFGKNVDMFKLRASYSIVGNDVPVFMTNLRYTLKDQGSITPPEKAPFKTLKPEKTNSLEVGFDGTFFRNRLNVNLTYYKTNTKNQFFAIDAPWETGLRQRYVNAGDVQNSGFEAVLGWYNQFTDNFSWTTSFNFAYNTNKIKELIDELPDGLSLANYGGAKVILKEGGHYGDLYVRQVKRDDSGKPVVENGAPQLGGDGIADLEYAGDMNAKVNMGWTNTFHYKDFTLSFLIDAKVGGKVMSMTEATLDGWGVSERSAAARDAGQVVFEGVTFDPQKFYSTTGATNFNSQYANGLYIYDATNVRLRELSFGYTFRNLFGAGKNLNASLIGRNLFFFYKDAPMDPEVSASTNNGWQGFDMFSLPTSRSFGLNLKLNF, from the coding sequence ATGAGGAAAAGCTTTGTAATGTTGATACTATTCTGTATAGGAATATGTACAAATGTGCTATGGGCGCAAAGTAAAGTAAGCGGCGTTGTAATGGACAAAGAACTCAATGAGCCTCTCGCCGGGGTGAATGTTCTGCAAAAAGGGACAACTGTGGGTACTGTAACGGATATGGATGGTAAATATTCGTTGGAAGTTAGCAGTAATGCTGTTTTGGTTTTTTCTTATTTGAGTATGAAAACAATAGAAGAACCGGTCAATGGCCGTTCAACTATTAATGTAAACATGGTATCCGACTCTGAACAGCTGGGCGAAGTCGTTGTAACTGCATTGGGTATCAAACGTGAGTCCAAGACTTTGACTTATGCTGCCCAAACAGTAGGAGGAAAGGACTTGAATGAAATCAAGAATGTAAACATGATCAACTCTTTGCAAGGTAAGAGCGCCGGTTTGCAGATCACTCCGAACTCGACTGGTGCAGGTGGTGCTTCAAAGATTTTGTTCCGTGGTAATAAATCTATTAGTGGTAGCAACCAGCCATTGGTAGTTGTGGATGGTGTGCCTTTGATGATGAATGTATCGACCTCTCAGGTAGATATGGTATATGGTAGCCAGCGTGATGGTGGTGATGCCATGTCGACGATCAACCCGGACGATATTGCTCAGATCACTTTGCTGAAAGGTGCTTCTGCTGCTGCATTGTATGGTGCTGTTGCTGCCAATGGTGCTATTATGATTACAACCAAATCGGCTCAGGCAGGTAAGGTGTCTATCAATGTATCGAGCAATACGACAGTTGAAACGGCTATGTCTCTGCCTAAGTTCCAGAACTCATACGGTGTGAGTGATGAAGGTACTTTTAGCTGGGGTAACAAGTTGTCTTCTAAAGCTCCGAATTATGCAAAAGAATTTTACAGACCGGGTTTCACTACCAATAACTCTATTTCCCTAGCTGGTGGTAACGACAATATCTCGTCTTATTTCTCTTATGCAAACGTAGCTTCCAACGGTATTATGCCGAAGAACGATTATATGAGTCATAACCTGTTGGCTAAAGTCGGTTTTAACTTGTGGAAGAAAGTGAAAGTCGATGTAAGTGCTCGTTACAATAACCAGCATATCGAGAATCAGGCTATGGCCGGTTTCCTGGGTAACCCGATCACCGGTGCTTATCTGTTCCCGAGAGGTGAAGATTGGAATGGTTACAAGAATAACTTTGAAGTGTATGATCCGTCATTGAATACAAACGTTCAGAACTGGACAAACCTGGGTCAGGAACAGTTCTCTAACCCGTATTGGATGCTGAACAGACAAACTCCTATTTCTGATCGTAACCGTTATGAATTTGGTGGTAGTGTGAAATATGATATTATCGCCGGTCTTTCCGTTACAGGACGTTTACGTTATGAACGCGGTGAAGATAAATTTATCCAGAATGAATACGCTTCCAGTACCGGTGGTCGTAATTCAATGGGACAGATAAAAGATAACCGTGTGTTCAGTGAACAGATGTATGGTGACGTATTGGTAAGTTATAATAAAATATGGGATGAAGATTATTCATTGTCGGTAACGGCTGGTAGCAGTTTCACAAAGACTAATTCATCCAGTATTGAAATCATCGGTGATGGTTCTAAGTTCTCTGTAGTCGATGGTAAACCGACAGGTAACACTTATTATCCGAATATTTTCTCACCGGCTAACTATTATAAGACCAGAACTTCAGAAACTTTATCAGAAAAGCGTTTGAACTCTGTTTTTGCTACGGCTCAGTTTGGTTACAAGGAAGGTCTGTTCCTGGATGTAACGGCTCGTAATGACTGGTCTTCTGCTTTGGCATTTACCGATGGTGTTTCATTCTTCTATCCGTCTGTCGGTGCAAGTGCTTTGTTAGACAAGTTTGTCGATTTCGGTAAGAATGTGGATATGTTCAAGCTCCGTGCTTCTTATTCCATTGTGGGTAACGACGTTCCGGTATTTATGACTAATCTGCGTTATACATTGAAAGACCAGGGTTCTATCACTCCTCCGGAAAAGGCTCCGTTCAAGACATTGAAACCTGAAAAAACAAACTCTTTGGAAGTTGGTTTCGACGGTACATTCTTCCGTAACCGTTTGAATGTGAACTTGACTTATTATAAAACGAACACAAAGAACCAGTTCTTTGCTATCGATGCTCCGTGGGAAACAGGTTTGAGACAGCGTTATGTAAATGCTGGTGATGTTCAGAACTCCGGTTTTGAAGCCGTTTTAGGTTGGTATAACCAGTTTACAGATAATTTCAGCTGGACAACCAGTTTCAACTTCGCTTATAATACGAATAAGATTAAGGAGTTGATCGACGAATTGCCTGACGGTTTGTCATTGGCTAACTATGGTGGTGCTAAAGTGATCCTGAAAGAAGGCGGACATTACGGTGACCTATACGTTCGTCAGGTTAAGAGAGACGATAGCGGTAAACCGGTTGTTGAAAATGGCGCTCCCCAGTTAGGCGGCGACGGTATTGCCGATCTGGAATATGCAGGCGATATGAATGCAAAGGTAAACATGGGTTGGACAAATACATTCCACTATAAAGATTTCACATTGTCATTCCTGATCGATGCTAAAGTCGGTGGTAAGGTAATGTCGATGACGGAAGCTACATTAGACGGTTGGGGTGTTTCAGAACGTTCGGCTGCTGCTCGTGATGCAGGACAGGTCGTTTTTGAAGGTGTGACTTTTGATCCGCAGAAGTTCTATTCTACTACCGGTGCAACAAACTTCAACTCACAGTATGCAAATGGTTTGTATATTTATGATGCAACCAATGTTCGTTTACGTGAATTGTCGTTCGGTTATACATTCCGCAATTTGTTTGGTGCAGGTAAGAACCTGAATGCTTCCCTGATCGGACGCAACTTGTTCTTCTTCTATAAAGATGCTCCGATGGATCCGGAAGTTTCTGCTTCTACAAATAATGGATGGCAGGGATTCGATATGTTCTCATTGCCTACATCCCGTAGTTTTGGTCTTAATTTAAAACTTAATTTCTAA
- the dgt gene encoding dGTP triphosphohydrolase — translation MNWTQLLSGKRFGMEEYHERKHERTDFQRDYDRLIFSSPFRRLQNKTQVFPLPGSIFVHNRLTHSLEVSCVGRSLGNNVAKGLMQKYPDGSINFPELGSIVSAACLAHDMGNPPFGHSGERAISAYFSEGNGSYLEDEIRSTGGRWEDFLHFEGNANAMRLLTHQFIGRRKGGFALTYSTLASIIKYPYASVYSGKKGKFGFFQSEEEAYLRIAVELGINKNPEDANKYVRYPLVYLVEAADDICYQIMDIEDACKLHILTTEEAIRLLLNFFEGERLDRIIKVMKMVDDTNEQIAYLRSCIIGLLVDECSRVFLENEEGILAGTYNTPLIEQISTKAKEAYETCSKTAYKKIYRAKEVLDIELAGYHIFSHLIDSLTEAVMNQSHAYSKLLLQRIPEQYDTNAPTTYGKVQCVLDYISGMTDVYALDLYRKITGMSLPAV, via the coding sequence ATGAACTGGACCCAATTACTGTCAGGCAAACGTTTTGGAATGGAAGAGTATCATGAACGCAAACATGAGCGTACGGATTTCCAACGGGATTACGACCGGTTAATCTTCTCCTCCCCCTTTCGCAGATTACAGAATAAGACACAGGTATTCCCTCTTCCAGGTAGTATCTTTGTTCATAACCGTTTGACGCATAGCCTGGAAGTATCTTGTGTAGGTCGTTCACTAGGAAATAATGTAGCGAAGGGATTAATGCAGAAATACCCTGACGGAAGTATCAATTTCCCGGAATTAGGTTCTATCGTTTCTGCCGCCTGCCTGGCCCATGATATGGGAAATCCTCCATTCGGACATTCCGGAGAACGGGCTATCTCCGCTTACTTTTCTGAAGGAAACGGCAGTTATCTGGAAGATGAAATACGTTCGACGGGCGGCCGCTGGGAAGATTTCCTGCATTTTGAAGGGAATGCCAATGCCATGCGCCTGCTTACACACCAGTTTATCGGCAGACGCAAAGGAGGCTTTGCGCTTACTTACAGCACCTTGGCCTCCATTATTAAATATCCGTACGCATCGGTTTATTCCGGAAAGAAAGGGAAATTCGGATTTTTCCAGTCGGAAGAAGAGGCCTATTTGCGCATAGCGGTAGAACTGGGGATAAATAAAAACCCGGAAGATGCCAACAAATATGTCCGTTATCCCCTGGTCTATCTGGTGGAAGCGGCCGACGACATCTGTTATCAGATCATGGATATAGAGGATGCCTGCAAACTACATATCCTGACAACGGAAGAGGCTATCCGCCTTTTACTTAACTTCTTCGAAGGGGAACGGCTGGACCGTATCATTAAAGTCATGAAAATGGTAGACGATACAAACGAACAGATCGCTTACCTTCGTTCCTGTATTATCGGTTTATTGGTAGACGAATGTTCACGCGTCTTTCTGGAAAATGAAGAAGGAATACTGGCCGGTACATATAATACACCCCTGATCGAGCAGATCAGTACGAAAGCCAAAGAGGCTTATGAAACCTGTTCAAAGACAGCATACAAAAAGATCTATCGCGCCAAAGAGGTACTCGATATCGAACTGGCCGGTTACCATATCTTCAGCCACCTCATCGACAGCTTGACGGAGGCCGTTATGAACCAGAGCCATGCTTACAGTAAACTCTTGTTACAACGTATCCCGGAACAATACGACACCAATGCTCCCACCACGTATGGCAAGGTGCAATGCGTACTCGACTATATATCAGGAATGACAGATGTATATGCCCTCGATTTATATCGTAAGATCACCGGAATGAGTCTTCCGGCCGTATAA
- the rsgA gene encoding ribosome small subunit-dependent GTPase A, protein MKGLVIKNTGSWYTVRTDDGRDVESKVKGNFRLKEIRSTNPVSVGDRVDIDINNEGTAFITHIEDRKNYIIRRASNLSKQSHIIAANLDQAMLIVTVNYPITTTVFIDRFLATAEAYRVPVKMVFNKIDRYKGEEKEYLDAMINLYTTIGYPCSMLCAKTGEGLEELKAEMKDKITLLSGHSGVGKSTIINKLVPGVNLRTGDISEYHNKGMHTTTFSEMIPLPEGGYLIDTPGIKGFGTIEMETAEISHYFPEIFKFSADCKFSDCSHRHEPGCAVLKALEENYISESRYKSYLSILEDKEEGKYREEY, encoded by the coding sequence ATGAAAGGATTGGTAATAAAGAATACAGGTAGCTGGTATACCGTGCGTACCGACGATGGTCGTGATGTGGAAAGTAAGGTTAAAGGCAATTTCCGTCTGAAAGAGATCCGCAGCACGAATCCCGTCTCGGTGGGCGACCGTGTTGATATCGATATCAATAATGAAGGCACTGCGTTTATTACCCATATAGAAGACCGGAAGAACTATATCATCCGTCGTGCTTCTAATTTGTCGAAGCAGTCGCATATCATTGCGGCTAATCTCGATCAGGCCATGCTGATCGTTACTGTCAATTATCCGATTACTACCACTGTTTTTATCGACCGTTTTCTGGCTACTGCCGAGGCTTACCGTGTGCCGGTTAAAATGGTCTTCAATAAGATCGACCGTTATAAAGGAGAAGAGAAAGAATATCTCGATGCTATGATAAACCTGTATACAACGATCGGTTATCCTTGTTCTATGCTCTGTGCAAAGACTGGTGAAGGGTTGGAAGAATTGAAGGCCGAGATGAAAGATAAAATCACACTTCTGTCGGGGCATTCGGGAGTGGGTAAATCGACAATCATCAATAAGCTTGTTCCGGGGGTAAACTTGCGGACAGGCGATATCTCTGAGTATCATAACAAAGGGATGCATACTACAACCTTTTCTGAAATGATCCCGTTACCGGAAGGGGGCTACCTGATTGATACCCCGGGGATCAAAGGGTTCGGAACAATCGAGATGGAAACTGCCGAAATATCCCATTACTTCCCTGAAATATTCAAATTCTCGGCCGATTGTAAGTTCAGCGACTGTTCGCACCGACATGAACCGGGCTGCGCGGTACTTAAAGCACTCGAAGAAAACTACATCAGCGAGTCGCGTTACAAAAGTTACCTTAGCATCCTTGAAGACAAGGAAGAAGGTAAATACCGCGAAGAATATTAA
- the frr gene encoding ribosome recycling factor, with protein sequence MAEIKQYVQAAEEKMTFAIEYLDDQLAHIRAGKANPKILDNVKVPYYGSLVPLTNVASVNTPDAKTIIITPWEKPLIKEIEKAIMNSEVGITPENNGEIIRLGIPPLTEERRRSLAKQSKQEAETAKISIRNARRDAIEAIKKSVKADGTPEDVAKDAEAEVQKIHDKFIKKVDDLYAAKEKEIMTV encoded by the coding sequence ATGGCAGAAATAAAGCAGTATGTACAGGCCGCAGAAGAGAAAATGACGTTCGCGATCGAGTATCTCGACGATCAGTTGGCTCATATCCGTGCCGGAAAGGCAAATCCGAAAATCCTTGACAATGTGAAGGTGCCTTATTACGGAAGTCTTGTTCCTCTAACTAACGTAGCTTCGGTGAATACACCGGATGCAAAGACGATTATCATTACTCCGTGGGAAAAGCCGCTTATCAAAGAGATAGAAAAGGCGATCATGAACTCGGAAGTAGGTATCACTCCGGAGAACAATGGTGAAATTATCCGTTTGGGTATTCCTCCGTTGACGGAAGAACGTCGTCGCTCTTTGGCAAAACAATCCAAGCAGGAGGCTGAAACAGCCAAGATCAGTATCCGTAACGCTCGTCGTGATGCTATCGAGGCAATCAAGAAAAGTGTGAAAGCAGACGGTACTCCTGAAGATGTGGCAAAAGACGCTGAAGCGGAAGTTCAGAAGATACATGATAAATTTATCAAAAAGGTAGATGACCTCTACGCTGCTAAAGAAAAAGAAATAATGACAGTATAA
- a CDS encoding MFS transporter, whose translation MKEKGLYIKLIPIMLAFFAMGFVDLVGIASNYVKADLNLTDSEANIFPSLVFFWFLIFSVPTGMLMNRIGRKKTVLLSLVVTFFSLLLPIFGDGYTLMLLSFSLLGIGNALMQTSLNPLLSNVISGDKLASSLTFGQFVKAIASFLAPYIAMWGATAAIPSFGLGWRVLFPIYMVVAVIAILLLGATQIEEEKPEGKPSTFGECFALLGKPFILLCFIGIMCHVGIDVGTNTTAPKILMERLGMGLHEASFATSLYFILRTIGCFLGAFILTRMSAKIFFGISVLMMLAAMAGLSIFQSKEIIYICIGLIGFGNSNVFSVIFSQAIQSMPQRKNEISGLMIMGLFGGTIFPLFMGFLSDAMASQLGAIIVLSIGVLYLAFLCPKLKH comes from the coding sequence ATGAAAGAAAAAGGCTTATATATTAAACTGATCCCTATCATGCTGGCATTCTTTGCCATGGGATTTGTAGACCTCGTAGGTATCGCTTCCAACTATGTGAAGGCCGACCTGAACCTTACGGACTCGGAAGCGAATATCTTCCCTTCACTGGTGTTCTTCTGGTTCCTGATCTTCTCCGTGCCGACCGGTATGCTGATGAACCGTATCGGACGGAAGAAAACCGTATTGCTCAGTTTGGTGGTGACTTTCTTCTCACTGCTTCTTCCTATCTTCGGTGACGGTTATACGCTGATGCTGCTTTCTTTCTCGCTGCTGGGTATAGGTAATGCATTGATGCAGACATCGCTGAATCCCCTGCTATCGAATGTGATCAGCGGCGATAAGCTGGCCAGCAGTCTTACCTTCGGACAGTTTGTAAAGGCGATCGCTTCTTTCCTGGCTCCATATATCGCTATGTGGGGAGCCACGGCGGCTATTCCTTCCTTCGGACTGGGCTGGAGAGTACTTTTCCCAATCTATATGGTGGTAGCAGTCATTGCCATTCTTTTGCTTGGGGCTACGCAGATAGAAGAAGAGAAGCCGGAAGGTAAACCTTCTACTTTCGGTGAATGTTTTGCCCTATTGGGTAAGCCTTTTATCCTGTTGTGCTTTATCGGTATCATGTGTCATGTCGGTATCGATGTGGGAACAAATACGACGGCTCCCAAGATCTTGATGGAACGTTTGGGGATGGGACTTCATGAAGCTTCGTTCGCTACCAGCCTTTACTTTATCCTGCGTACCATCGGATGTTTCCTCGGTGCTTTTATCCTGACGCGGATGTCGGCAAAGATCTTTTTCGGTATTAGCGTTCTTATGATGCTGGCGGCTATGGCCGGTCTTTCCATCTTCCAAAGTAAAGAGATTATATATATATGTATAGGATTGATCGGTTTCGGTAATTCGAATGTGTTCTCCGTCATCTTCTCACAGGCTATTCAATCTATGCCGCAACGCAAGAATGAAATATCCGGGCTGATGATCATGGGGTTGTTCGGTGGAACGATTTTCCCACTCTTTATGGGTTTCCTGTCGGATGCTATGGCTTCACAGCTGGGTGCGATCATCGTTTTGAGCATCGGTGTTTTGTATCTGGCTTTCCTTTGTCCGAAGCTGAAACATTAG
- a CDS encoding carbohydrate kinase family protein, with the protein MKKNKPIVVGIGELLWDVLPTGKRAGGAPINFVYHATQMGAEGYAISAVGNDVSGTEIIQELEKSHISTSLGTVEHPTGSVMVELKEGIPTYTIIEGVAWDFIPLTQEAIDLVKKADAVCFGTLALRAAVSRETILSLLSYAREDALRFFDINIRQSYYSKELIETLLHKANVFKINDDELELIRTMCDLEGTDEEVCRKLIAKYNLRYMILTAGSSFSSIYTADETSTIPTPKVVVADTVGAGDSFSGAFIYSILTGKSLHEAHQAAVETAAFVCTREGAWPEYPNKDRS; encoded by the coding sequence ATGAAAAAGAACAAACCAATAGTTGTGGGTATCGGCGAATTGCTTTGGGATGTCCTACCCACGGGAAAGAGAGCCGGTGGAGCTCCGATCAACTTTGTTTATCACGCTACCCAGATGGGAGCGGAAGGTTATGCGATCAGCGCCGTAGGAAATGATGTCTCCGGAACGGAGATTATCCAGGAGTTGGAAAAGAGTCATATCTCAACGAGTCTGGGAACAGTGGAACACCCCACCGGTAGCGTAATGGTGGAACTGAAAGAGGGTATTCCTACTTATACGATCATCGAGGGAGTGGCCTGGGACTTTATTCCTCTTACCCAGGAAGCCATCGACCTGGTGAAGAAAGCCGATGCCGTTTGTTTCGGTACGCTTGCCCTGCGAGCTGCCGTTTCCCGCGAAACGATCCTTTCTTTATTGTCGTATGCCCGCGAAGATGCTCTTCGTTTCTTCGATATCAACATCCGCCAGTCTTATTACTCGAAAGAGCTGATCGAAACATTGCTTCATAAGGCAAATGTATTTAAGATTAATGACGACGAGTTGGAACTGATACGTACCATGTGCGACCTGGAGGGCACGGACGAAGAGGTTTGTCGGAAGCTGATCGCTAAATATAACTTGCGTTATATGATCCTGACGGCCGGAAGCTCCTTCAGTTCGATCTATACGGCAGATGAGACGTCTACCATTCCCACTCCTAAGGTGGTCGTGGCCGATACGGTTGGTGCCGGCGATTCCTTCTCCGGAGCGTTTATCTATTCCATATTAACCGGTAAATCCCTGCACGAAGCCCATCAGGCAGCGGTAGAAACAGCCGCTTTTGTTTGTACCCGCGAAGGTGCATGGCCGGAATATCCTAATAAAGATCGATCATGA
- a CDS encoding glycoside hydrolase family 32 protein: MKYVLYLAIPLVIILSMASCKNSKPKTETEDTVSAFQEKYRPQFHFSPAEHWMNDPNGMVYYEGEYHLFYQHYPEASVWGPMHWGHAISKDLVHWEHMPVALAPDSLGYIFSGSAVVDWKNTSGFGTAENPPLVAFFTYHNPDIEQAKQIEIESQGVAYSVDKGRTWIKYDKNPVLKNPGIRDFRDPKVFWHEASGQWVMSVASGQTISFYGSKNCKDWSFLSEFGKGQGCHDGVWECPDLLPLKVKGSDESKWVLLVNINPGGPAGGSATQYFVGDFDGKTFSSDQKKTFWMDHGKDNYAGVTWSDAPGDRQILIGWMNNWEYAGAKPCVKWSGAATFPRELGLVKDGSIYLLTSDPVKELDALYGESVTLDNIKVSKSELLSDKFEFGKAPIELKLTFNQENNTQLGFASRYGVRLKNNKGEYITIGYENVDKLFYVDRTNATGEVFSDKFASVHSVPYIVNTPEIEWTLLIDVASVEFFTAEGRIVITDVFYPSEPFNTIEVFTENGNVDIVKGKITEIRSIWK; the protein is encoded by the coding sequence ATGAAATATGTTTTATATCTTGCGATCCCACTGGTAATTATACTGTCTATGGCATCGTGTAAAAATAGTAAACCGAAAACTGAAACGGAGGATACAGTATCCGCGTTTCAGGAAAAGTATCGTCCACAATTCCATTTCTCTCCTGCAGAACATTGGATGAACGACCCTAATGGTATGGTGTATTATGAAGGAGAATATCACCTGTTTTATCAGCATTATCCTGAAGCTTCCGTTTGGGGACCCATGCACTGGGGGCATGCTATCAGCAAAGACCTGGTACATTGGGAACACATGCCTGTCGCGCTGGCTCCGGATAGCCTGGGATATATATTCTCAGGAAGTGCCGTGGTCGACTGGAAGAATACATCCGGTTTCGGAACGGCTGAAAATCCTCCTTTAGTAGCCTTCTTTACGTATCATAACCCGGATATAGAACAGGCAAAACAGATCGAGATCGAATCGCAGGGAGTGGCTTACAGTGTCGATAAAGGCCGTACATGGATAAAATACGATAAGAATCCGGTATTAAAGAATCCAGGAATACGTGATTTCCGCGATCCGAAAGTCTTCTGGCATGAAGCGAGCGGACAATGGGTTATGTCTGTGGCTTCGGGACAAACGATCAGTTTCTATGGATCTAAGAATTGTAAGGACTGGTCTTTCCTGAGTGAGTTCGGTAAGGGGCAGGGTTGCCATGACGGTGTTTGGGAATGCCCCGATCTGCTTCCGCTGAAAGTAAAAGGTTCGGACGAATCCAAATGGGTTTTGCTGGTGAATATTAATCCGGGCGGCCCAGCCGGCGGTTCTGCCACTCAGTACTTTGTCGGTGATTTTGACGGCAAGACCTTTAGCAGCGACCAGAAAAAGACATTCTGGATGGATCATGGCAAAGACAATTATGCAGGTGTAACCTGGTCTGACGCTCCCGGTGATCGCCAGATATTGATCGGCTGGATGAATAATTGGGAATATGCCGGTGCCAAACCATGTGTGAAATGGAGCGGAGCCGCTACGTTCCCGCGTGAGTTGGGACTGGTGAAAGACGGATCGATCTATTTACTGACTTCCGATCCTGTAAAGGAACTGGATGCATTATACGGCGAGTCTGTTACCCTGGATAATATAAAGGTCAGCAAGTCCGAACTTCTGTCGGATAAATTTGAGTTCGGTAAAGCTCCTATCGAGTTGAAACTGACATTCAATCAGGAGAATAATACCCAGCTGGGCTTTGCCTCCCGTTACGGTGTTCGTTTGAAAAACAACAAGGGCGAGTATATTACAATCGGTTACGAGAATGTGGACAAGTTGTTTTATGTAGACCGTACCAATGCAACCGGAGAGGTTTTCTCCGATAAGTTTGCTTCGGTTCACTCCGTCCCTTACATTGTGAATACGCCGGAGATAGAATGGACATTGCTGATAGATGTGGCCTCCGTTGAGTTCTTTACGGCAGAAGGGCGCATCGTTATAACCGATGTGTTCTATCCTTCGGAACCTTTTAATACGATAGAAGTATTTACCGAGAACGGTAATGTGGATATCGTGAAAGGAAAAATAACTGAAATACGTTCAATCTGGAAATAA